GCCCAATTTTGTTAGCACCCGCAATGAATACTGATATGTGGGAGCAGTTAACAGTGCAACGCAATTGGCGAGAGTTGCTGATAGATAAACGCTACCACAGTGCTGGCCCAGGAGCGGGGATTTTAGCGTGCGATCGCATTGGTGCTGGACGTATGGCAGAACCCTCTGAAATTTTGCCCCAAATTACATCGCTATTGCATACAAATGGTAAGCGAGATTTAGCAGGAAAGCGAGTATTAATTAGCGCTGGGGGAACGCAAGAGTATCTAGATCCCGTGCGTTTTATTGGCAATCCCTCGACGGGTAAAATGGGCTTGGCTTTGGCTTTAGCAGCAATGCATCGAGGCGCAGTTGTTACTTTAGTGCATGGTACTTTAACCGCTTCTGTCCCATCTTTGGCGGGAGGAATAATTAAAACTATCCCTGTTGTCAGCGCCGAACAAATGCACCATGCAATGCGCGAGTGTTTGCCAGATGCAGATTTAATTGTGATGTCGGCGGCGGTAGCAGATGTGAAACCAGCAGATTATAGTGCAGAGAAATTACCAAAGCGATCGCTACCTACGTCCTTACCTCTAGCACCAGTACCGGATATTGTGGCAGAGTTAGCTAGCCTCAAACAGCCGCATCAAAAAATAATTGGTTTTGCTGCACAAACTGGCGATATTGTAACTCCAGCGCTGGATAAATTATATAAGAAGAAATTGGATGCGATCGCTGCAAACCCTATCGATCAAGCAGACAGCGGTTTTGGCAGCGATAACAATCGAGCCGTATTTCTAGACAACCAAGGACGCCACATAGAAATTCAGCCTTGCAGC
The DNA window shown above is from Microcoleus sp. FACHB-831 and carries:
- the coaBC gene encoding bifunctional phosphopantothenoylcysteine decarboxylase/phosphopantothenate--cysteine ligase CoaBC; translation: MESSLNLKPGRVLIGIGGGIAAYKVCEIISTLAKSGVEVRAILTDSAQQFITPLTVATLSRHPAYTDENFWQPVHKRPLHIELGEWADVFVIAPLTANTLGKLAYGLADNLLTNTVLASTCPILLAPAMNTDMWEQLTVQRNWRELLIDKRYHSAGPGAGILACDRIGAGRMAEPSEILPQITSLLHTNGKRDLAGKRVLISAGGTQEYLDPVRFIGNPSTGKMGLALALAAMHRGAVVTLVHGTLTASVPSLAGGIIKTIPVVSAEQMHHAMRECLPDADLIVMSAAVADVKPADYSAEKLPKRSLPTSLPLAPVPDIVAELASLKQPHQKIIGFAAQTGDIVTPALDKLYKKKLDAIAANPIDQADSGFGSDNNRAVFLDNQGRHIEIQPCSKLKMAHLLFDFVQTISMANGK